In one Sphingobacterium daejeonense genomic region, the following are encoded:
- a CDS encoding ABC transporter permease produces the protein MKNFLSLLKREFRLFFQNKVLLVLFLGAPILYGVLVGGVYKKGKVTDLPIIVVDEDKSPLSRQLIDMFNENDVIYVAKVLNDPFRAKDEALKTESTVVVQIPRNFSADVNYNRSTELTLFVNASNTLTSNSAMMAVNVAASTLKAGIQIKAQQKKGVPEYVASKQFEPFKITMIKQNIRSGNYLYFMLPGVLLTVLQQVMMLGLALSFASEFEKGTFPELVQKSNNVFVLILVKILPYILMSGLIYILYYGYSLWYRMPLNLDGGAFFATTILFLLAVSFIGILVSIAIPSQLKATEILMVIATPSFILSGFTWPLSQMPEWVVAIAKMIPLTHYLQIFRTLMIEKGSIEYLQGPVIGLAIIAAVTLIASIILLQIKINKVKKNKQVQATV, from the coding sequence ATGAAGAATTTTTTGAGTTTATTAAAAAGAGAATTCAGACTCTTCTTCCAAAACAAGGTCTTGCTTGTTCTATTCTTGGGAGCTCCGATTTTATATGGAGTTTTGGTAGGAGGGGTCTATAAAAAAGGAAAGGTTACTGACTTACCTATAATCGTAGTCGATGAAGATAAAAGCCCATTGAGCAGACAATTGATCGATATGTTCAATGAAAATGATGTTATCTATGTCGCCAAGGTGCTCAATGATCCATTCAGAGCTAAAGATGAAGCCCTGAAAACAGAATCTACTGTCGTGGTGCAAATCCCAAGAAACTTTTCTGCAGATGTAAACTATAATAGAAGTACTGAATTGACATTATTTGTAAATGCATCCAACACATTGACCTCAAATTCAGCAATGATGGCAGTAAACGTAGCTGCATCTACTTTAAAAGCTGGGATACAGATCAAGGCGCAACAAAAGAAAGGTGTACCTGAATACGTCGCTTCAAAACAATTTGAACCCTTCAAAATAACCATGATCAAACAAAATATAAGAAGCGGTAACTATCTTTATTTTATGCTCCCTGGAGTTTTGTTGACTGTATTGCAACAAGTAATGATGTTAGGACTGGCATTGAGTTTTGCCTCAGAATTTGAAAAAGGGACATTTCCGGAACTGGTACAAAAAAGCAACAATGTATTTGTCCTTATATTGGTTAAAATCTTGCCTTATATCCTGATGTCTGGCCTGATATATATCTTATACTATGGCTATTCACTTTGGTATAGAATGCCATTGAACTTGGACGGCGGAGCATTCTTTGCAACAACCATACTGTTTTTGTTAGCGGTAAGCTTTATAGGGATTTTGGTTAGTATAGCTATTCCAAGTCAGCTGAAAGCTACGGAAATCTTAATGGTTATTGCTACGCCAAGCTTTATCCTGAGCGGATTTACATGGCCATTGAGTCAAATGCCTGAATGGGTAGTCGCGATAGCCAAAATGATCCCATTAACACATTACTTGCAAATCTTCAGAACTTTAATGATAGAAAAGGGAAGTATAGAATATCTTCAAGGGCCCGTTATTGGACTTGCAATAATAGCAGCTGTAACACTAATAGCTTCAATTATCCTACTCCAGATTAAAATCAATAAGGTCAAGAAAAATAAACAGGTCCAAGCAACAGTTTAA
- a CDS encoding TonB-dependent receptor plug domain-containing protein — protein sequence MLRIKHLFLLLLLPVTAISQEDSSERVLPIEEVVVTGQFEPTSLKNSVYKVRTINREYIQRRATTDMSTLLNMELGVRFSNDLVLGESDMQLMGMSGQNVKVLVNGVPMIDRGATKQSLSQIDINTIERIEIVEGPVSVMYGTDALAGVINIITSNPNHKTSKLGITARILEETVGSEYKPVNDEGRHNAHLGFKYSTGIWRFELNGSRNNFGGFQGTSEGRKLQWQPKEQWLGGGKIGFEKENFNTSYSIDYLNEDLYTPGAVMPNSKYVDKNYFTDRITQILQSQYTVNDHFVFNGSFSYQNYKRSTVTELFDLNTQTSSLTSGAGEQDITRFNQAFARVNGLYKISSNFDLLAGLELDFDKGSGARIQDNSEIYDFAGFLTADYKPLSWLMIRPGVRFIHNSIYNAPPAIPSLNMRINFNPLLDLRLGYAMGFRAPSLRELYFTFHDSNHAINGNTDLKAEHNQNFNVSLSYHKTLAEKSIINSSLSGFYNHFNNLITIGQDKENISMNTYLKYRKV from the coding sequence ATGTTGCGAATAAAACATCTTTTTCTGTTATTACTTTTACCGGTCACTGCCATTTCACAGGAGGATAGTTCCGAACGAGTGCTACCCATTGAAGAGGTTGTAGTCACGGGACAATTTGAGCCAACATCTTTAAAGAATTCAGTTTATAAAGTAAGAACAATCAACCGAGAATATATTCAGCGACGTGCAACCACAGATATGTCAACTTTGTTGAATATGGAGTTAGGTGTGAGGTTTTCAAACGATTTGGTTTTAGGAGAATCAGACATGCAACTGATGGGGATGAGCGGGCAGAATGTTAAGGTATTGGTTAATGGAGTTCCGATGATCGACCGAGGTGCTACCAAACAGAGTTTGTCCCAAATCGATATCAATACCATTGAAAGAATTGAAATAGTTGAGGGTCCAGTATCCGTGATGTATGGTACCGATGCTTTGGCAGGGGTAATCAATATTATTACCAGCAATCCAAATCATAAAACTAGCAAGTTAGGGATAACAGCAAGGATACTGGAAGAAACTGTTGGTTCAGAATACAAACCCGTTAATGACGAAGGTCGGCACAACGCTCATTTAGGCTTCAAGTATTCTACGGGTATTTGGAGATTTGAATTGAATGGATCAAGGAATAATTTTGGAGGCTTTCAGGGTACTTCTGAAGGAAGGAAATTGCAGTGGCAACCTAAAGAGCAATGGTTAGGGGGCGGAAAAATTGGGTTTGAGAAGGAAAATTTCAATACTAGTTATAGCATTGATTATCTCAATGAGGATCTCTACACTCCAGGGGCGGTTATGCCTAATTCCAAGTACGTAGATAAAAATTATTTTACAGACAGGATAACACAGATCCTTCAATCACAATATACCGTTAATGACCATTTTGTTTTTAATGGTTCCTTTTCTTATCAGAACTATAAGCGATCTACAGTTACTGAGCTTTTTGATCTCAATACGCAAACTTCAAGTTTGACTTCAGGTGCTGGGGAACAAGATATCACCAGGTTCAATCAAGCTTTTGCTCGTGTAAACGGATTATATAAAATCAGTTCTAATTTTGACCTCTTGGCAGGATTAGAGCTAGATTTTGACAAGGGTTCTGGGGCAAGGATTCAAGATAATTCTGAGATTTATGATTTTGCTGGATTCTTAACTGCAGATTATAAGCCTTTGTCATGGTTGATGATTCGACCCGGAGTTAGGTTTATTCATAACTCAATTTACAACGCTCCTCCCGCTATCCCATCATTGAACATGCGAATCAATTTTAATCCATTATTGGATTTGAGATTGGGTTATGCTATGGGTTTTCGAGCGCCTAGTTTAAGGGAGCTGTATTTTACATTTCATGACAGCAATCATGCCATCAATGGAAACACAGATTTGAAGGCAGAACATAACCAAAACTTTAATGTGAGTCTGAGTTACCATAAAACCTTAGCTGAAAAAAGCATTATCAACTCTTCATTGAGTGGATTTTACAATCACTTCAATAATCTGATAACGATTGGTCAAGACAAAGAAAACATCTCGATGAATACCTATTTAAAATATAGGAAAGTTTGA
- a CDS encoding HlyD family secretion protein, whose protein sequence is MKNILYTIAGIILLQSCSGDNQKKQIKLEGKIERDQIAVTTKIPGKIQKIFVEAGQNVHKGDTLVILELPEVDAKAIQAEGAFSAAQAQYEMAVKGATDGQMKQLHAKVDGLKEQYDFAQKSLDRMNNLLRDSLISQQKYDEVYAKYQGAKNQYLAAQAELADVQHGARIEQQRMALGQKERALGAVDEVNVAAKERYILAPQDMSIENINLQVGELAMAGYSLVSGYINDGTFFRVTIPESKIKDFVKGQNKTLIIPYLENKEIQAKVETIKPLSSYANISTAYPDFEEQETLFEVHLKPVNIQESKDLLTKATFIVKQN, encoded by the coding sequence ATGAAAAATATTTTATACACTATAGCAGGAATTATTCTTTTACAAAGTTGTTCTGGTGACAACCAAAAAAAGCAAATAAAATTAGAAGGAAAGATCGAACGTGATCAAATCGCGGTCACAACAAAGATCCCCGGTAAAATTCAGAAAATATTTGTCGAAGCAGGTCAGAATGTCCATAAAGGGGATACCTTGGTGATTTTGGAACTTCCAGAGGTAGACGCTAAAGCAATACAGGCCGAAGGAGCCTTTTCCGCTGCACAAGCGCAATATGAAATGGCAGTGAAAGGTGCAACAGATGGACAAATGAAACAGTTGCACGCCAAAGTAGACGGCTTAAAAGAACAGTACGACTTCGCGCAAAAATCATTGGACAGAATGAACAACCTTTTGCGCGACTCCCTGATCTCGCAACAAAAGTATGATGAAGTATATGCGAAATACCAAGGTGCAAAAAATCAATACCTTGCCGCTCAAGCCGAATTAGCTGATGTACAGCATGGTGCAAGGATCGAACAACAAAGAATGGCACTCGGGCAAAAAGAACGGGCATTAGGGGCAGTAGATGAAGTGAATGTAGCGGCTAAAGAACGTTATATTTTGGCACCTCAGGATATGAGCATTGAGAATATAAACTTGCAGGTAGGAGAGTTGGCAATGGCAGGATATAGCTTAGTATCTGGATATATCAATGATGGTACATTCTTCAGGGTAACAATCCCAGAAAGCAAAATCAAGGATTTTGTAAAAGGTCAAAACAAAACCCTTATTATTCCATACTTGGAAAATAAAGAGATACAAGCTAAAGTCGAAACAATTAAGCCTTTGAGCTCTTATGCTAATATCTCAACAGCTTATCCTGATTTTGAAGAACAAGAAACTTTGTTCGAGGTACATTTAAAACCTGTAAATATTCAGGAATCTAAAGACTTGCTAACAAAAGCTACATTTATAGTAAAACAAAATTAA
- a CDS encoding carbon-nitrogen hydrolase, with protein sequence MSKVKVGLVQMSCVKDKQTNLNKAIEKVREAASKGAQIVCLQELFTSLYFCDVEDYDNFELAEAIPGPSTDALSAVAKELGVVIIASLFEKRAQGLYHNTTAVLDADGSYLGKYRKMHIPDDPAFYEKFYFTPGDLGYKVFKTKFGKIGVLICWDQWYPEASRITALMGAEIMFYPTAIGWATDQDEETNKDQYNAWQTIQRSHAVANGVPVVSVNRVGFEQDGAMKFWGGSFATNAQGKLLYLASHDQEEVEVVEIDLNESDFFRKHWPFLRDRRIETYAPITKRFIDED encoded by the coding sequence ATGAGTAAAGTAAAAGTTGGTTTGGTTCAGATGTCATGCGTTAAGGATAAGCAGACAAATTTGAATAAGGCAATAGAGAAGGTTCGTGAGGCTGCATCCAAAGGCGCACAAATTGTTTGTTTACAGGAGCTATTTACCTCTTTGTATTTCTGTGATGTAGAGGATTACGACAATTTTGAATTGGCGGAAGCCATTCCGGGTCCTTCTACGGATGCATTATCTGCAGTTGCCAAGGAATTGGGCGTTGTGATTATTGCATCATTGTTTGAAAAAAGAGCACAAGGATTATATCATAATACAACAGCTGTTTTGGATGCTGATGGTTCATACCTAGGGAAATACCGTAAAATGCATATTCCTGATGATCCTGCATTCTACGAGAAATTCTATTTCACTCCAGGTGATTTGGGATATAAAGTATTCAAGACCAAATTTGGCAAGATTGGTGTATTGATCTGTTGGGATCAATGGTACCCTGAAGCTTCCAGAATCACAGCTTTGATGGGTGCAGAGATTATGTTTTACCCTACCGCTATTGGCTGGGCAACTGATCAAGATGAAGAAACCAACAAGGACCAATATAATGCATGGCAAACGATTCAACGTTCACATGCTGTTGCTAACGGTGTTCCTGTAGTTTCGGTGAACCGTGTAGGATTTGAACAGGATGGCGCCATGAAATTCTGGGGCGGCAGTTTTGCGACCAATGCTCAAGGGAAGTTGTTGTATTTGGCTTCGCATGATCAAGAAGAAGTTGAGGTGGTTGAAATTGATCTTAATGAATCTGATTTCTTCCGCAAACATTGGCCATTCTTGCGCGATAGACGCATTGAAACTTATGCGCCTATTACCAAGAGATTTATTGACGAAGATTAA
- the lpxB gene encoding lipid-A-disaccharide synthase, with amino-acid sequence MRYYIIAGETSGDLHGANLIKSLKKEDPEAEFQIVGGDQMQAAAGVPVLIHTSEMAFMGFIEVLKNLRSISKNLKKVKADIQRYQPDTVILIDFPGFNMKIAEFAKRLGIRVCYYISPKLWAWNQKRVYKIKKVVDHMFCILPFEVKFYKEFRYDVDYVGNPLLDAISAYKFQSDFRERNGLDQSPIIALLPGSRKMEIEHLLPEMVGLYDRFPAHQIVIAGAPNFDLSLYQRYIGDYPIKVVFDQTYDLLKNAEAAAVTSGTATLETALLRVPQVVVYKANPITVMIARQVIKVQFISLVNLINNYLSVIELIQQDCTTSNIGDELGRLIADPEHRASVLENYDVLIEKMGSPGASKKTAKLIVEYMKGE; translated from the coding sequence ATGAGATATTATATAATAGCTGGAGAGACCTCGGGTGATTTACATGGTGCAAATCTGATCAAGTCCTTGAAGAAGGAAGATCCGGAAGCGGAATTTCAAATTGTAGGTGGCGACCAGATGCAAGCTGCAGCTGGAGTTCCCGTGTTGATTCATACTTCGGAGATGGCCTTTATGGGTTTTATTGAGGTTCTGAAAAACCTGAGAAGTATTTCCAAAAACCTCAAAAAAGTAAAGGCAGATATACAAAGATATCAACCTGACACTGTTATCTTGATAGATTTCCCTGGTTTCAACATGAAGATTGCTGAGTTTGCCAAGAGGCTGGGCATTCGGGTTTGTTATTATATTTCCCCAAAACTTTGGGCATGGAATCAAAAGAGAGTCTATAAGATCAAGAAGGTTGTTGATCATATGTTCTGTATTCTACCATTTGAGGTTAAATTCTACAAGGAATTTAGATATGATGTCGACTATGTAGGGAATCCATTATTGGATGCTATTTCGGCGTATAAATTCCAGTCAGATTTCAGGGAGCGAAATGGATTGGATCAAAGTCCTATCATTGCTTTACTTCCCGGCAGTCGCAAAATGGAAATTGAGCATTTATTACCTGAAATGGTTGGCTTATATGATCGTTTTCCGGCACATCAAATCGTTATTGCAGGTGCTCCTAATTTTGACCTTAGCCTTTATCAAAGATATATTGGTGACTATCCTATCAAGGTTGTTTTTGACCAGACTTATGATTTACTGAAAAATGCTGAAGCAGCAGCCGTTACTAGCGGAACTGCAACTTTAGAGACCGCTCTTTTAAGAGTGCCGCAAGTGGTCGTTTATAAAGCGAATCCAATCACCGTGATGATTGCCAGACAAGTTATTAAAGTACAATTTATATCATTGGTCAACTTGATCAACAATTACTTGTCAGTTATTGAATTAATCCAGCAGGATTGTACAACAAGCAATATTGGTGATGAACTTGGGAGGTTAATTGCTGATCCAGAGCATCGCGCGAGTGTTTTGGAGAATTATGATGTTCTCATTGAAAAAATGGGCAGCCCAGGGGCTTCAAAAAAGACAGCAAAACTAATCGTTGAATATATGAAAGGGGAATAG
- a CDS encoding head GIN domain-containing protein codes for MKKILTLALVAFVSLAHAQHKETRKISKVSGISVSSGIKAKFIKSSRNEVVVDVSRADLLPKIETNVKGGTLVVRVKPNSHIQNSGTLNVTVYSNSAINSISLSSAGSLEILEPIDAINFTANLSSAGKLTAGRIAATSATIDLSSAGKMTGELKAEKVSINSSSSGEVTLVGKSKTLNVDMSSSGRVNLENFSTGSLTVNGSSGGKLSVAVSNAITANVSSGARVVYSGNPSNKNVNHSSGGSVSSR; via the coding sequence ATGAAAAAAATATTAACCTTAGCCTTAGTTGCATTTGTTTCTTTGGCACATGCTCAACACAAAGAAACCCGTAAAATCAGTAAGGTTTCAGGGATTTCAGTTTCTTCTGGAATCAAGGCAAAATTCATTAAATCTTCCAGGAACGAGGTGGTTGTAGATGTCTCTAGGGCAGACCTACTTCCAAAGATCGAAACAAATGTGAAGGGAGGCACCCTAGTTGTCAGGGTAAAACCAAACAGCCACATTCAGAATTCAGGTACCTTGAACGTGACGGTTTACAGTAATTCGGCTATTAATTCTATTTCTTTGAGTTCAGCTGGATCATTAGAGATATTGGAACCTATTGATGCAATTAATTTCACTGCAAATCTTTCCTCTGCAGGAAAACTTACCGCAGGACGAATTGCTGCGACATCAGCTACTATAGATTTAAGTTCTGCAGGAAAGATGACTGGAGAGCTGAAAGCCGAGAAAGTATCTATCAACAGTTCTAGTTCTGGAGAAGTTACTTTAGTTGGCAAATCGAAAACCTTGAATGTCGATATGTCATCTAGCGGCAGGGTGAACTTGGAGAACTTCAGTACAGGTTCTTTAACTGTTAATGGCAGTTCAGGTGGGAAATTGTCGGTTGCTGTAAGCAATGCGATTACAGCGAACGTTTCATCGGGTGCCAGGGTGGTATATTCAGGCAATCCAAGCAATAAAAATGTGAATCATTCTTCGGGTGGTTCTGTGAGTTCTCGATAA
- a CDS encoding Crp/Fnr family transcriptional regulator: MEVKEYAKGDIIFEPGAYLKYIYFIESGFTRIYYYKNRRDITHYFFGPNTFSTGIESVFHKKPSIFGFQALAPSKIAFFPFSKMEELAKTDITMNKIIQSVLLDSLINFSNRFYNTQFETAHERYNALIEENPELFQNASLGNIASYLGISQQTLSVIRGMK, translated from the coding sequence ATTGAAGTTAAGGAATATGCTAAAGGTGATATTATCTTTGAACCGGGTGCTTACTTAAAATACATCTATTTTATCGAATCTGGGTTCACAAGAATCTATTATTATAAAAACAGGAGAGATATTACCCACTATTTCTTCGGCCCCAATACCTTCAGTACTGGAATTGAAAGTGTTTTCCATAAAAAACCATCAATTTTCGGATTCCAAGCTTTGGCTCCATCAAAAATAGCTTTCTTCCCATTCTCCAAAATGGAAGAACTAGCCAAAACAGACATCACCATGAACAAAATCATTCAGTCTGTACTTTTGGATTCCTTGATAAACTTCTCAAACCGTTTCTATAATACCCAATTCGAAACCGCACATGAGCGATATAACGCCCTAATAGAAGAAAATCCAGAACTATTCCAAAATGCCTCACTCGGAAACATCGCTTCTTACCTCGGCATATCCCAACAAACCCTCTCCGTAATCAGAGGAATGAAATAA
- a CDS encoding porin, which produces MKKLKHLYLILTLVIIGVTSAYAQERDDRATILNFKGIQYKSSDSLFYVNFRFRMQNRLGYKEELNGIDDGKFDARIRRLRMRMDGYIYTPKISYSVQLAFTRSDQDYDDSKIPNIVRDAVMFYNFTDDFYISFGQNKLPGNRQRVNSSGQLQFADRSLVNENFTLDRDFGVSLNLSKKIGNVPINAKAAISTGEGRAASSTDAGLAYTGRVEFLPLGDFTNDNDYQEGDLEREETPKLSIGGGYSYNDRTKREAGQLGRFVQNPFTFKIAFADAIFKYAGFAYQAEYMRRDVDNPFNMTDEDDPQETVAYKGWGVNQQVSYLLNHGYEIAGRYTYVEPHKDIQAFERQTEVMEVGLTKYMKAHRLKFQLNGSYTFKDGYFNNNNDKSAWGAMFQVELGI; this is translated from the coding sequence ATGAAAAAATTAAAACACCTTTACCTTATTTTAACTCTTGTAATTATTGGAGTTACATCAGCCTACGCCCAAGAACGTGATGACCGAGCTACAATCCTTAATTTCAAAGGAATTCAGTATAAATCCAGTGATTCATTGTTTTATGTGAACTTCAGGTTCCGTATGCAAAACCGGTTAGGTTACAAGGAAGAATTAAATGGCATAGATGATGGTAAGTTTGATGCTCGTATCAGGAGGCTAAGAATGCGTATGGATGGTTACATTTATACACCTAAGATTTCCTATTCCGTTCAGTTGGCATTTACCCGCAGTGACCAAGATTATGACGACTCCAAGATTCCAAATATTGTAAGGGACGCTGTGATGTTCTATAATTTTACGGATGATTTTTACATTTCCTTTGGTCAGAACAAGTTACCTGGTAACCGCCAGCGTGTAAATTCTTCGGGTCAGTTGCAGTTTGCGGATCGTTCATTAGTAAATGAGAACTTCACGTTGGACCGTGACTTTGGTGTTTCTTTGAACTTGAGCAAGAAGATTGGAAATGTACCTATCAATGCTAAGGCAGCGATATCTACTGGTGAAGGTCGTGCAGCATCTTCAACAGATGCCGGATTAGCCTATACCGGTCGTGTTGAATTCCTTCCATTGGGCGACTTCACCAATGACAATGATTACCAAGAAGGTGATTTAGAGCGCGAAGAAACTCCTAAGTTGTCAATCGGTGGTGGTTATAGCTATAATGATAGAACAAAACGCGAAGCAGGTCAATTGGGTAGATTTGTACAAAACCCATTTACTTTTAAAATTGCGTTTGCTGATGCCATATTCAAGTATGCAGGATTTGCTTATCAAGCTGAATACATGCGCCGTGATGTAGACAACCCATTTAATATGACCGATGAGGACGATCCTCAAGAAACAGTTGCCTATAAAGGTTGGGGTGTCAATCAACAAGTATCTTATTTGTTGAACCACGGTTATGAAATTGCTGGTCGATATACCTACGTTGAGCCTCATAAAGATATTCAGGCATTTGAAAGACAGACCGAAGTTATGGAGGTAGGTCTTACTAAGTACATGAAAGCTCACCGTTTGAAATTTCAATTAAATGGAAGTTATACATTCAAAGATGGATATTTCAACAACAACAATGATAAAAGTGCATGGGGCGCTATGTTCCAGGTTGAGTTGGGGATTTAA
- a CDS encoding TolC family protein, with protein MDFRFKKTFSSLTLTLLAAMSAFAQDGLNNFKVPVQQAVTHNKSLINANLENQKVALDRENVKGKLLPTVSANAMYGYLNSTLDIDLPAKTLPLLGSTIFDGTQKMNMSTQIGLAGVTATQVIFSGLQITNGQKALEQKFKAQQLMTEAGYDQLAQEVMTSFDQLMLLKEVDLLILDSEKRLNKEHEKVIKGIENGFAIPYDRDKIKLAMLELESKKAEVQSNRELLFFKLEELTGMSMEELKEVNYKLDELNLEMDSANQMNRKELQALEASQKAYEFVLKKEKGAKLPQVFAFGNVSYLNAFGTDLTVKDLPRVGDLKLESNHLRMAPNFALGVGMKWTIFEGKAHKTAIDKAKLDIQINENKLADTKEKLSLLQRKTEVDYNLAHKKIQVSNQQVEIAKNNLHLASRQFEEGLSDVTERLEAENEFYKQSLGYYNQVLNQRMAASELLKANGNLYQTITK; from the coding sequence ATGGATTTTAGATTTAAAAAAACCTTTTCTAGCTTAACCCTTACCTTACTGGCTGCAATGTCTGCATTCGCACAAGATGGGTTAAACAATTTTAAGGTCCCTGTACAACAGGCAGTAACTCACAACAAAAGTCTCATCAATGCTAACCTTGAAAATCAAAAAGTAGCATTGGACAGAGAAAATGTTAAAGGGAAATTATTACCAACTGTATCCGCAAATGCCATGTATGGCTATTTAAACAGTACTTTGGATATAGACCTCCCCGCTAAGACATTGCCTCTATTGGGATCCACAATTTTTGATGGTACCCAAAAAATGAATATGTCAACCCAAATTGGATTGGCAGGCGTAACTGCTACCCAGGTGATTTTCTCAGGATTGCAGATCACGAATGGACAAAAAGCGCTGGAACAAAAATTTAAAGCACAGCAATTAATGACCGAAGCAGGTTATGACCAACTTGCCCAAGAGGTGATGACAAGTTTTGACCAATTGATGTTGCTCAAAGAAGTGGATCTTTTGATCCTTGATTCTGAAAAACGCCTCAATAAAGAGCATGAAAAAGTTATTAAAGGAATTGAAAACGGATTCGCAATTCCTTATGACCGCGATAAAATCAAATTGGCAATGCTGGAGCTTGAATCTAAAAAAGCAGAAGTCCAAAGTAACAGAGAATTGCTTTTCTTTAAATTAGAGGAATTGACAGGGATGTCAATGGAGGAATTGAAGGAAGTTAATTATAAACTGGACGAACTCAATCTGGAAATGGATTCAGCAAATCAGATGAACAGAAAAGAGCTGCAAGCATTGGAAGCTTCGCAAAAAGCTTATGAGTTTGTCCTAAAAAAGGAAAAAGGAGCAAAATTACCGCAGGTATTTGCTTTTGGAAACGTGTCTTATTTGAACGCGTTTGGTACCGATTTAACGGTCAAGGATCTTCCTCGTGTGGGTGATTTGAAATTAGAATCCAATCACTTGAGGATGGCGCCGAATTTTGCATTAGGTGTTGGAATGAAATGGACTATTTTTGAAGGTAAAGCTCACAAAACAGCAATCGACAAAGCTAAATTAGATATCCAAATCAATGAAAACAAGCTTGCCGACACCAAGGAAAAGCTGTCTTTGCTGCAGCGAAAAACTGAGGTAGATTATAACCTTGCCCACAAAAAAATCCAAGTGAGCAATCAACAGGTTGAAATAGCAAAAAACAATCTGCACCTAGCATCACGTCAATTCGAAGAAGGTCTTTCTGATGTGACAGAAAGATTGGAAGCTGAAAACGAATTCTATAAACAGTCTCTAGGCTATTATAATCAAGTGCTCAACCAAAGAATGGCAGCATCTGAACTTTTGAAAGCAAACGGAAATCTTTACCAAACCATCACTAAATAA
- a CDS encoding agmatine deiminase family protein, giving the protein MSTTNSDFYNYNDTPKAQGFVFPAEWEKQDALWLSWPHKEESWPGKIDTIYAPYAEFIKLVAADQLVRINVADEAMKAFAISHIEKSGAKMENISFYFNPTNDAWCRDHGPAFLINKETGEKAIVDWGYNAWGGKYPPFDLDDVVPTRIANEFGLKLFTPPIVMEGGSVEFNGKGTVLTTTACLLNENRNPHLTKEQIEGYLKDYYGQEQVLWLGDGIVGDDTDGHIDDITRFVSEDTVLTVVEEDPNDENYGLLQENLENLKSMRLLDGRPLKIIELPMPRPVEYDDQRLPASYANFYIANKVVVVPVFNDKNDTKALEIIQSCFPDRKVIGIDSVDIIWGLGSFHCLSQQEPSI; this is encoded by the coding sequence ATGAGCACAACAAATTCCGACTTTTACAATTACAACGATACTCCCAAGGCCCAGGGTTTTGTATTTCCTGCAGAATGGGAAAAGCAAGATGCGCTTTGGTTAAGCTGGCCTCATAAAGAGGAATCTTGGCCGGGAAAGATTGACACTATTTATGCTCCCTATGCGGAGTTCATCAAATTAGTGGCAGCCGATCAACTAGTACGCATCAATGTTGCTGATGAAGCGATGAAGGCCTTTGCTATTTCTCACATTGAGAAAAGCGGTGCCAAGATGGAGAACATCAGTTTTTATTTTAATCCTACGAATGATGCCTGGTGCCGCGACCACGGTCCTGCATTTTTGATCAATAAGGAAACAGGGGAAAAAGCAATTGTGGATTGGGGTTACAATGCATGGGGTGGTAAATACCCTCCTTTTGATTTGGACGATGTCGTGCCCACTAGAATTGCCAATGAATTCGGTTTGAAATTGTTTACCCCTCCCATCGTTATGGAAGGAGGATCAGTAGAATTCAACGGAAAAGGCACTGTGTTGACCACAACGGCTTGTCTGTTGAACGAAAACCGCAATCCACATCTAACCAAGGAACAGATTGAAGGTTATTTAAAGGATTATTATGGTCAAGAACAGGTATTGTGGCTAGGTGATGGGATTGTTGGGGATGATACAGATGGCCATATCGATGATATTACGCGTTTTGTATCTGAGGATACTGTTTTAACTGTCGTTGAGGAAGATCCTAATGATGAAAATTATGGCTTGCTTCAGGAGAATTTGGAAAACTTGAAAAGCATGAGATTATTAGATGGTAGACCATTGAAAATCATCGAATTACCCATGCCAAGACCAGTTGAATACGATGACCAACGATTGCCAGCATCCTATGCAAATTTTTATATTGCAAACAAAGTTGTCGTTGTACCTGTTTTCAATGATAAGAATGACACTAAGGCTCTCGAAATCATCCAGAGTTGTTTTCCTGATAGAAAAGTAATTGGAATTGATTCCGTAGATATTATCTGGGGATTAGGAAGTTTTCATTGCTTAAGCCAACAAGAACCATCTATTTAA